The following are encoded together in the Vidua macroura isolate BioBank_ID:100142 chromosome 6, ASM2450914v1, whole genome shotgun sequence genome:
- the LRRC57 gene encoding leucine-rich repeat-containing protein 57 gives MGNSALKAHLETAQKTGVFQLTGKGLTEFPEDLQKLTSNLRTIDLSNNKIELLPPLIGKFSFLKSLALNNNKLTALPEELCKLKKLETLHLNGNHLRQLPAAFGQLSALKTLSLSGNQLRTVPTQLSGLRHLDVVDLSKNQIQNVPDTVGELQAIELNLNQNQISQISVQISHCPRLKVLRLEENCLELSMLPQSILSDSQISLLAVEGNLFEIKKLRELEGYDKYMERFTATKKKFA, from the exons ATGGGAAATAGTGCACTAAAAGCCCACCTGGAGACAGCACAGAAAACTGGTGTGTTTCAGCTAACAGGAAAGGGACTTACTGAG TTTCCTGAAGATCTCCAGAAGCTAACAAGCAACTTAAGGACAATAGATTTGTCGAACAACAAAATAGAGCTCTTGCCACCTCTCATtggaaaattttcctttttgaagaGCCTTGCtctaaacaacaacaaactgA CTGCTTTACCTGAGGAGTTGTGTAAACTGAAAAAACTGGAAACACTACACTTGAATGGCAATCACTTGAGGCAGCTACCGGCTGCATTTGGACAACTTTCAGCTCTCAAAACCCTGAGCCTTTCTGGAAACCAGCTTCGGACTGTGCCTACACAACTCTCTGGTCTTCGCCATTTGGATGTGGTAGATCTTTCAAAAAACCAGATCCAAAATGTCCCTGACActgtgggagagctgcaggctATCGAACTCAATTTGAATCAGAATCAG aTTTCCCAGATCTCAGTGCAGATCTCCCACTGTCCACGCCTCAAAGTCTTGCGTCTAGAAGAAAATTGTCTAGAACTCAGCATGCTGCCTCAGAGTATCCTCAGTGATTCCCAGATCTCACTGCTTGCAGTAGAAGGCAACCTCTTTGAAATCAAGAAACTCAGAGAACTGGAAGGTTATGataag tACATGGAACGATTTACAGCTACAAAGAAGAAGTTTGCATGA
- the HAUS2 gene encoding HAUS augmin-like complex subunit 2: MAAPRRSLSLRNTGIPPVAAARTSPMPGLRGAGKAELDSDSELDGDAEVDLECSSCLSGESDEEQGGGAPWPWQPGERSAVAALLERCVAAGAVSQETLDLTCRRAPCFAKFSEMEEMVNMEAEINEIKLKTEMMQLENETADITHHFYLGKKCEILQDMNRHLETILKEKRDLRKRMIKHRCQESLPIEATYHKCVVQLLTEAVTFIEKLESHLQSVRSIPQIPHMMNNMDTTLSKTEVLMIELEELTEQILKWEELQKEVYSNNVCNTADLDFGLSLT, from the exons ATGGCGGCCCCCAGGCGCTCCCTGTCCCTGCGGAACACCGGGATCCCGCCCGTGGCGGCGGCCAGGACCAGCCCCATGCCCGGGCTCCGCGGGGCGGGCAAGGCCGAGCTCGACTCCGATTCCGAGCTGGATGGCGATGCCGAGGTGGATCTGGAGTGCAGCTCGTGCCTCAGCGGGGAGAGCGATGAGGAGCAGGGCGGCGGCGcgccctggccctggcagccCGGGGAGCGCTCGGCGGTGGCCGCGCTGCTGGAGCGGTGCGTGGCGGCGGGCGCCGTGAGCCAG GAGACCTTGGATTTAACTTGCAGAAGAGCGCCATGCTTTGCAAAATTCTCAGAGATGGAAGAAATGGTAAACATGGAAGCCGAAATCAATGAG ataaaactgaaaactgaaatgatGCAGTTGGAGAATGAGACAGCAGACATTACTCACCATTTTTACTTAG ggaaaaagtGCGAGATTTTGCAAGATATGAACAGACACCTGGAAACCATactgaaagagaagagggaTCTCAGAAAGAGGATGATCAAACACAGATGTCAAGAGAGCCTGCCTATTGAGGCTACCTATCACAA GTGTGTAGTACAGTTGTTGACTGAGGCTGTAACTTTCATTGAGAAGCTTGAAAGCCATTTGCAGTCTGTGAGAAGCATCCCTCAGATACCACATATGATGAACAATATG gatACTACTTTGTCAAAAACAGAGGTGCTCATGATAGAATTGGAGGAGCTGACAGAGCAAATACTGAAATGGGAAGAACTGCAAAAGGAAGTGTATTCTAACAATGTATGCAATACCGCTGACTTGGATTTTGGCTTATCCTTAACCTAA